A stretch of the Desulfobacter sp. genome encodes the following:
- a CDS encoding SurA N-terminal domain-containing protein, producing MLRYLRENTGNWIIKIFLGIIVIVFVFLGVGSMNANKRNEVAKVNDQPITFNEFQDAYKNLIQQMRQRFGNSLNDDLVKALNIKQQAVNSLIDQKLMDMEADKLKIMVSDQELEEALLSIKAFQKDGAFNMEMYTRVLSQNSLTPETFEALQRRAIKNAKLREMVLSGITVSDTEARTWYTFKNTQMAIDYIKVDPGSFTDIVPTDAQVKAQYKENLNLYQSRPKRKAVYLVFSPDDHLGSAAGIGDEQVKEYYEQNLARFTTPEQVEASHILIKVDQDASEEDVAAARKLADDAYEKASKGGDFAELAKAVSQGPSASDGGYLGRFDKKSMVKPFGDAAFAMEKGQISKPVRTQFGFHIIKVTDKTPVLVEPFDTAKNTIFKELAAQELQNLAYYKAGEAFDAVVDGDDFEQVALVAKKKVIETQAFTDDGQGLAMENASEFAKTAFALTTDDISEVKQMGDKYYLIKIVEKIDPKQLPLEEVDAQILESLTAIQQKEAAAELAQTLLEKVESGASFAKIVQENKLDLKTSPLFTRDQYIQGIPGSQEMVAAAFTLDKQGAVYSKVVKAGPDFYIIGFNDKQVPDEAAAMENEDKVRQEMAYMKQQKYYTAWVQSLKANANIEINTEIIN from the coding sequence ATGCTGCGTTACTTGCGTGAAAATACCGGAAACTGGATTATCAAAATTTTTCTGGGCATCATTGTGATTGTTTTTGTTTTCCTGGGTGTGGGAAGTATGAACGCCAACAAGAGAAACGAAGTTGCCAAAGTCAATGACCAGCCCATTACCTTTAATGAGTTTCAGGATGCTTATAAAAATTTGATTCAGCAGATGAGGCAGCGGTTCGGAAACTCATTAAATGATGACCTGGTCAAGGCATTGAATATCAAACAGCAGGCTGTTAACAGTCTGATTGACCAAAAGCTCATGGATATGGAGGCGGACAAGCTTAAAATCATGGTTTCTGACCAGGAACTGGAAGAGGCCCTGCTGTCCATCAAGGCTTTTCAAAAAGACGGGGCCTTTAACATGGAGATGTACACGCGTGTTTTGTCCCAGAACAGCCTGACTCCGGAAACCTTTGAGGCGCTTCAGCGCAGAGCCATTAAAAATGCCAAACTCAGAGAAATGGTTCTATCCGGGATTACGGTGTCCGATACTGAAGCCAGAACCTGGTACACATTTAAAAATACCCAGATGGCCATTGATTATATCAAGGTGGATCCGGGCAGTTTTACAGACATTGTTCCCACGGATGCGCAGGTCAAGGCCCAGTACAAGGAGAATCTGAATCTGTATCAGTCCAGGCCCAAACGAAAAGCCGTGTATCTTGTATTTTCCCCGGATGATCACCTGGGCAGTGCTGCTGGCATAGGAGACGAGCAGGTTAAAGAATATTACGAGCAGAACTTGGCCAGGTTTACTACGCCTGAGCAGGTAGAGGCCAGCCATATCCTGATCAAGGTGGATCAAGATGCCAGTGAAGAAGATGTTGCCGCTGCCCGAAAACTTGCGGATGACGCCTATGAAAAAGCATCCAAGGGAGGGGACTTTGCCGAACTGGCCAAGGCGGTTTCCCAAGGACCTAGCGCATCCGACGGCGGATATCTGGGACGTTTTGATAAAAAAAGCATGGTCAAACCTTTTGGGGATGCTGCCTTTGCAATGGAAAAAGGCCAGATTTCAAAACCGGTCAGAACCCAGTTTGGCTTCCACATCATAAAAGTAACGGATAAAACCCCTGTTCTGGTGGAACCCTTTGATACGGCAAAAAATACTATTTTTAAGGAACTTGCGGCACAGGAATTACAGAATCTGGCGTATTACAAGGCAGGAGAGGCATTTGATGCTGTTGTGGACGGAGATGATTTTGAGCAGGTTGCCCTGGTTGCCAAGAAAAAGGTGATTGAAACCCAGGCGTTTACGGATGACGGCCAAGGCCTGGCCATGGAAAATGCGTCTGAATTTGCCAAAACCGCCTTTGCCTTGACCACAGATGATATCAGTGAAGTTAAGCAGATGGGGGATAAATACTATCTGATAAAGATTGTTGAAAAGATAGATCCCAAGCAACTGCCCTTGGAAGAGGTGGATGCTCAGATCCTTGAAAGCCTGACCGCCATTCAGCAGAAAGAAGCCGCGGCTGAACTGGCCCAGACCCTGCTTGAAAAAGTTGAGTCCGGAGCCTCTTTTGCCAAAATCGTCCAGGAAAATAAACTGGATCTGAAAACCTCGCCTTTGTTCACTCGAGACCAGTATATCCAGGGTATCCCGGGATCCCAGGAGATGGTGGCTGCAGCATTTACACTGGACAAACAAGGTGCGGTTTACTCTAAGGTGGTCAAGGCCGGTCCTGATTTTTATATCATTGGGTTTAATGACAAACAAGTGCCTGATGAGGCTGCGGCCATGGAAAATGAGGATAAAGTAAGACAGGAGATGGCGTATATGAAACAGCAAAAATACTATACCGCCTGGGTTCAGTCTTTGAAGGCCAATGCAAATATTGAGATCAATACAGAGATTATCAACTAA
- a CDS encoding response regulator — translation MENQVKIMVVDDEIGICQNVEKILTKNNYSVVHTQSAGQALEMMKDGSFSLLISDIVMPEMNGLELLSQVAKEVPDIKTVMMTGYASTNTAVKAIRLGALDYIPKPFTPDELRTTVSKALLGKYEEIRISEEERQTIEIMDIDIDFGGDAAENLVKPSPVEKIVEEKLEQVQEFHCAVGDMVCDVMEKLGTTCKTGLNKKYCPKLKARAKKMGKKANAFNPKTMIGIDQPFDYDEVLAVTGPEYIRDLDRDGFAFLPYEELKKVDPKTGPQKGSQNIGIDQPFDYDEVAQVTGTEYVQHVDRDGHAGLDYEALKKVDPNPAEQFHCAVGDMVCDVMEKLGTTCKTGLNKKYCPKLKARAKKLGKKANAFNPKTMIGIDQPFDYDEVLAVTGPEYIRDLDRDGFAFLPYEELKKVDPLGGKLKTEAKKILVVDDEVSVNNNIRKILGKTGYEIDQAVSKAEAIEKINHQPYRLVLLDLRMPGVAGLELLEAISEAQPSARVIIITGYASIGTAIETARIGAVDYLPKPFTPDELRHVTQRAYTLAA, via the coding sequence ATGGAAAATCAGGTTAAAATCATGGTGGTTGATGATGAAATCGGCATTTGTCAAAATGTGGAAAAAATTTTAACCAAAAACAATTATAGTGTTGTTCACACCCAAAGTGCGGGCCAGGCCCTTGAGATGATGAAAGACGGGTCTTTTTCCCTTTTGATTTCCGACATTGTCATGCCGGAAATGAATGGTCTGGAACTGCTCAGCCAGGTGGCCAAAGAGGTTCCGGATATAAAAACGGTGATGATGACCGGTTATGCCTCTACCAATACAGCTGTCAAAGCCATTCGTCTGGGCGCCCTTGACTATATTCCCAAACCCTTTACCCCGGATGAGCTGAGAACAACCGTGAGCAAGGCCTTGCTCGGCAAGTATGAAGAGATCAGGATTTCCGAAGAAGAAAGGCAGACCATTGAAATCATGGACATCGATATTGATTTTGGCGGTGATGCTGCAGAAAATCTGGTCAAACCTTCCCCTGTTGAAAAGATCGTTGAAGAAAAACTTGAGCAGGTCCAGGAATTTCACTGCGCCGTGGGCGACATGGTCTGTGATGTCATGGAAAAGCTTGGGACCACCTGCAAAACAGGTCTGAATAAAAAGTATTGCCCCAAACTCAAGGCCCGGGCCAAAAAGATGGGTAAAAAGGCCAATGCATTTAATCCCAAAACCATGATCGGCATTGACCAGCCCTTTGACTATGATGAGGTTCTGGCCGTTACAGGCCCTGAATATATCCGGGATCTTGACCGGGACGGGTTTGCCTTTCTGCCCTATGAAGAACTTAAAAAAGTCGATCCCAAGACTGGGCCCCAAAAGGGTTCCCAAAATATCGGCATTGACCAGCCCTTTGATTACGATGAAGTGGCCCAGGTGACCGGGACCGAGTATGTTCAGCATGTGGACCGGGACGGCCATGCCGGCTTAGATTATGAAGCGCTTAAAAAAGTGGACCCAAACCCTGCAGAACAATTTCACTGCGCCGTGGGCGACATGGTCTGTGATGTCATGGAAAAGCTTGGGACCACCTGCAAGACAGGTCTGAATAAAAAGTATTGCCCCAAACTCAAGGCCCGGGCCAAAAAGCTGGGTAAAAAGGCCAATGCATTTAATCCCAAAACCATGATCGGCATTGACCAGCCCTTTGACTATGACGAGGTTCTGGCCGTTACAGGCCCTGAATATATCCGGGATCTTGACCGGGACGGGTTTGCCTTTCTGCCCTATGAAGAACTTAAAAAAGTGGATCCTTTAGGGGGTAAATTAAAAACAGAGGCCAAAAAGATTCTGGTGGTGGATGATGAGGTATCGGTAAACAACAATATCAGAAAGATTCTCGGTAAAACCGGATATGAGATTGACCAGGCCGTTTCCAAGGCTGAGGCCATTGAAAAAATCAATCATCAGCCCTATCGACTTGTACTTCTGGACTTGAGGATGCCCGGGGTAGCAGGACTTGAGCTTTTAGAAGCCATATCTGAGGCCCAGCCCTCAGCCCGGGTGATCATCATCACAGGCTACGCCAGTATTGGAACCGCCATTGAGACCGCCAGGATCGGGGCGGTGGATTACCTGCCCAAACCCTTTACTCCGGATGAACTGCGCCATGTGACCCAAAGGGCTTATACCCTGGCAGCATAA
- a CDS encoding FadR family transcriptional regulator — MLVIERIKMALINGELKPGDFIPSESEMTHNLGVGKSSVREAIKMLQAMGVLEVKRGQGTIIRKSPDEDALNPMVFQLILAKGIPQDLLNLRKMFEPAYSVMAMETATDKDIEDIEEKLVEFEAVIASGNQSASHDLAFHMAVLQATHNRMVIRIGKTMMELFDASIETSMRVLPEVALKDHKAIFKALRERDEIALRNAIAVSSTSWETCLTYT; from the coding sequence ATGCTGGTCATAGAACGCATAAAAATGGCCCTGATCAACGGAGAGTTAAAGCCCGGGGATTTTATTCCTTCCGAATCTGAAATGACCCACAACCTGGGGGTGGGTAAATCCAGTGTAAGAGAAGCCATTAAAATGCTCCAGGCCATGGGTGTTCTTGAGGTCAAACGGGGGCAGGGGACCATTATAAGGAAAAGTCCGGATGAAGATGCCTTAAACCCCATGGTCTTTCAGCTGATTCTGGCCAAGGGAATTCCCCAGGACTTGCTTAATCTGCGTAAGATGTTTGAGCCGGCCTATTCTGTGATGGCCATGGAAACGGCCACGGATAAGGATATTGAAGATATAGAAGAAAAGCTTGTGGAATTTGAGGCAGTCATCGCATCTGGGAATCAATCTGCCAGCCATGATCTGGCCTTTCACATGGCCGTGCTCCAGGCCACCCACAACCGGATGGTTATCCGTATTGGCAAAACCATGATGGAGCTTTTTGACGCTTCCATAGAAACCTCAATGCGGGTGCTTCCCGAAGTGGCATTGAAAGATCACAAGGCCATTTTCAAGGCGTTACGCGAACGAGACGAAATCGCTCTGCGTAACGCCATAGCTGTCAGCTCCACAAGCTGGGAGACCTGCCTTACCTACACATAA
- a CDS encoding TRAP transporter substrate-binding protein, with product MRKPFLKSLIFVLGLSIAFCGTAIAGEKYKIKLGHTGAPTHHYQDICLEFAKIVKQKTDGNVEISVFPANQLGKQLESVEGCMYGTHDMVLTSDTVLSNWVPDMGILNLPFLFNDMWEVRKVLDGPVGDKLAKQMEPFGAIVIGWWDNGMRHITNSKRPIKTPEDLDGLKIRVPEGEVFVDTFKTLNAGPTVISFGELYSALQLGTVDGQENPPAHILTQKFYEVQKYVSRTGHIHLSSPLVMNKALLDGMPAKYRAAILETAQQMGPVHTQMVEDLEKQQWIDVAKNGMQVIDVEKQPFQEKVLPVIEKYKKKLNAEIIDEIINTLKK from the coding sequence ATGAGAAAGCCATTTTTAAAAAGTTTGATTTTTGTTCTTGGATTGAGTATTGCGTTTTGCGGAACCGCCATTGCTGGTGAAAAGTATAAAATTAAACTGGGTCACACCGGTGCCCCCACCCACCATTACCAGGATATCTGCCTTGAATTTGCCAAAATCGTCAAACAAAAGACAGACGGAAATGTTGAAATCAGCGTTTTTCCGGCCAACCAGCTGGGCAAACAGTTAGAATCTGTGGAAGGCTGCATGTACGGTACCCATGATATGGTTCTGACGTCGGACACGGTGCTGTCCAACTGGGTACCGGATATGGGTATTTTAAACCTTCCTTTTTTATTCAACGACATGTGGGAAGTCCGCAAGGTACTTGACGGCCCTGTGGGTGATAAGCTTGCAAAACAGATGGAGCCTTTTGGAGCAATAGTAATCGGTTGGTGGGACAACGGCATGCGCCATATTACCAACTCAAAACGACCCATTAAAACCCCCGAGGATCTGGACGGGTTAAAAATCCGTGTGCCAGAAGGCGAGGTATTTGTGGATACGTTTAAAACCCTCAACGCCGGTCCCACGGTGATTTCATTCGGAGAACTTTATTCAGCACTTCAGCTGGGTACCGTAGACGGCCAGGAAAATCCGCCGGCCCACATCCTGACCCAAAAATTTTATGAAGTTCAAAAATATGTATCCCGTACCGGACATATCCACCTGTCTTCTCCCCTGGTCATGAACAAAGCGCTGCTGGACGGCATGCCTGCCAAATACCGGGCAGCTATTCTTGAAACAGCTCAGCAAATGGGTCCCGTCCATACCCAGATGGTTGAAGATTTAGAAAAACAGCAATGGATTGATGTTGCGAAAAACGGAATGCAGGTCATTGATGTTGAAAAACAACCCTTCCAGGAAAAAGTTCTGCCTGTCATTGAAAAATACAAGAAAAAATTAAACGCAGAAATCATTGATGAAATCATTAATACCTTGAAAAAATAA
- a CDS encoding TRAP transporter large permease, whose translation MVSILFIFFFIMLILGVPIAVSLGIASLVSIYFCSNIPFIILAQKMFNGMNSFPFMAIPMFLLAGNIMAEAKISDRLVGLAAIMVGRFPGGLAHMATGASAFFGSISGSAPATTAAIGTVMIPSMIKKGYSKSYSAAVIAASGALGLIIPPSLTMVVFGVIAGVSIGNLFLCGVLPGLIISLAIMGLNYYIAKKKGFQCEAQLSGPEKKAIIKDSLLALLMPLIILGGIYSGAFTATESAAVACLYGVVVGCFIYRTLTLKGLFNILKNTSENAALIMFLMGTANLFGFIITAEQVPQNFAAFIMGVTQSQTLVMIIIMAMLLVIGTFLDNVAALVLFVPIMIGLVNAMHIDPIYFGVFTIITLAVGQFTPPCGSESFHRQQYCPGKI comes from the coding sequence ATGGTATCAATTTTATTTATCTTTTTTTTCATCATGCTGATCTTAGGGGTGCCCATTGCAGTGTCCTTAGGCATCGCCTCCCTGGTGTCCATTTATTTTTGCAGCAATATTCCCTTTATTATTCTTGCACAAAAAATGTTCAACGGCATGAATAGCTTTCCTTTCATGGCCATTCCCATGTTCTTACTGGCTGGCAACATCATGGCCGAAGCAAAAATTTCAGACCGTCTTGTGGGGCTGGCCGCCATCATGGTGGGTCGGTTCCCGGGCGGTCTTGCCCATATGGCAACCGGGGCATCCGCTTTTTTCGGATCCATATCCGGATCAGCTCCTGCCACAACCGCCGCCATCGGTACGGTCATGATCCCCTCCATGATAAAAAAAGGATACTCCAAATCATACTCAGCCGCCGTTATTGCTGCCTCCGGCGCACTGGGATTGATTATTCCCCCGAGTCTGACCATGGTTGTTTTCGGGGTCATTGCAGGGGTGTCCATTGGCAATCTCTTTCTTTGCGGGGTGCTGCCCGGACTTATTATCAGTCTGGCCATCATGGGGCTCAACTATTATATCGCCAAAAAAAAGGGGTTTCAATGCGAAGCCCAATTGTCCGGTCCGGAAAAAAAAGCCATCATCAAGGACAGCCTGCTGGCCTTGCTCATGCCCCTGATCATTTTGGGAGGCATTTACAGCGGCGCCTTTACAGCCACTGAATCTGCCGCAGTGGCCTGCCTGTACGGTGTCGTGGTGGGATGTTTTATCTACCGGACACTGACCCTAAAAGGGCTATTCAACATCCTGAAAAACACTTCAGAAAATGCGGCCCTGATCATGTTTCTCATGGGAACGGCCAATCTTTTCGGATTTATCATCACCGCAGAACAGGTCCCCCAAAATTTTGCGGCCTTTATCATGGGGGTGACCCAGAGCCAGACCCTGGTGATGATCATCATCATGGCCATGCTTTTGGTCATCGGAACTTTTCTGGACAATGTGGCTGCGCTTGTGCTCTTTGTTCCTATAATGATCGGACTTGTAAACGCCATGCACATTGATCCCATTTATTTTGGGGTATTTACCATCATTACCCTTGCCGTGGGTCAGTTCACCCCCCCCTGTGGGTCTGAATCTTTTCATCGCCAGCAATATTGCCCAGGAAAAATTTGA
- a CDS encoding sigma-54-dependent Fis family transcriptional regulator produces the protein MSLASILVIDDEEQICRNCIKILDSAEYRVEYALNGFDALKMMALTPFDIVITDLNMERIGGMEVIARINESFSKTIVIVMTGYASVSSAVEVMKMGVFDYLPKPFTPYELRAVVQQAVERKALRRQQKALSGQKEKKISHQLIGDSPGIKKVINMVQKVAKTDANVLVYGESGTGKELIARAIHANSLRKDHVFFAVDCGTLTQELLSSELFGHVKGAFTGADRDKPGIFKQAHGGTVFLDEISNSSREIQARLLRFLETRTFLPVGGTTPEKVDVRLVFATNQKLEKMVKAGEFREDFYYRIYVYPIVIPSLNDRRMDILPIAYYFLNQFCQKMGKTITGFHERSAARLIEYQWPGNVRQLKNVVERAVILCETDEIMLKDLPLLGEISEIDEMIESIPKTNEDLKILKKKIRQKAVSKVERNFLLNSLARNDWNVTRAAQETGLQRTNFQALMRKYKITRP, from the coding sequence ATGAGTTTAGCGTCCATACTTGTGATTGACGATGAAGAGCAGATCTGCCGCAATTGTATCAAAATTTTAGACTCTGCTGAGTATCGGGTTGAATATGCCCTGAATGGATTTGATGCCTTGAAAATGATGGCGTTAACCCCCTTTGACATTGTGATCACCGACCTGAACATGGAGCGTATTGGCGGGATGGAAGTGATTGCCCGGATCAATGAGTCTTTTTCAAAAACCATCGTGATTGTCATGACCGGGTATGCCAGTGTCTCTTCTGCTGTTGAAGTGATGAAGATGGGGGTGTTTGATTATCTGCCCAAGCCGTTTACCCCGTATGAACTTCGGGCAGTGGTTCAGCAGGCCGTTGAAAGAAAGGCACTTCGCCGGCAGCAAAAGGCCTTGTCCGGCCAAAAAGAAAAAAAGATATCACATCAATTGATTGGGGACAGCCCTGGAATCAAAAAGGTGATCAACATGGTCCAGAAGGTGGCCAAGACCGATGCCAATGTCCTGGTTTATGGAGAGAGCGGGACGGGCAAGGAGCTTATCGCCAGGGCCATTCATGCAAACAGCCTGAGAAAGGATCATGTTTTTTTTGCCGTTGACTGCGGTACCCTGACCCAGGAACTGCTCTCTTCGGAACTCTTTGGTCATGTAAAGGGTGCCTTTACCGGGGCGGATCGAGACAAGCCGGGCATTTTTAAACAGGCCCATGGGGGCACGGTTTTTTTAGATGAAATATCCAACAGCTCAAGGGAAATTCAGGCAAGACTGCTGCGGTTTCTTGAGACCCGCACCTTTTTACCGGTTGGGGGCACAACCCCTGAAAAGGTGGATGTCCGCCTGGTCTTTGCAACCAACCAGAAACTTGAAAAAATGGTCAAGGCTGGGGAGTTCCGGGAAGATTTTTATTATCGGATCTATGTATATCCCATTGTGATTCCCAGCCTGAATGACAGGCGGATGGATATTTTGCCCATTGCCTATTATTTTTTAAATCAGTTTTGTCAGAAAATGGGAAAAACGATCACAGGCTTTCATGAAAGATCTGCTGCACGGCTGATCGAGTACCAATGGCCCGGCAATGTCAGACAGCTTAAAAATGTGGTTGAACGGGCGGTCATCCTCTGCGAGACAGATGAGATCATGCTCAAGGACCTGCCCCTGCTCGGTGAAATCAGTGAAATCGATGAAATGATCGAAAGCATTCCCAAAACCAATGAAGACCTTAAAATTTTAAAAAAGAAAATCCGGCAAAAAGCCGTGAGTAAAGTTGAACGAAATTTTTTATTGAACAGTCTTGCCAGAAACGACTGGAATGTCACCCGGGCGGCTCAGGAAACCGGGCTGCAGAGAACCAACTTCCAGGCGTTAATGAGAAAATACAAGATCACCCGCCCCTGA
- a CDS encoding TRAP transporter small permease → MGKTLTKVLERLNNWIQTLSAVLLGIMTVLVLTQIFFRYVLGNPLGETQELSIYAMVWVIMLGSTIAVRNKTHIAVNYFVELLPGALTRLVEKLCYILTLTFFAILMYQGWALMTRAMLQRSPSTGLPVGYVVASIPFCAAISIFYIIE, encoded by the coding sequence ATGGGGAAAACATTAACAAAGGTATTAGAAAGGCTCAACAACTGGATTCAGACCTTATCCGCTGTGCTCTTGGGCATCATGACGGTACTGGTCCTCACTCAAATTTTTTTCCGGTATGTCCTTGGCAACCCCCTGGGTGAAACCCAGGAGCTATCCATCTATGCCATGGTCTGGGTCATCATGCTGGGGTCTACCATTGCCGTTCGGAACAAGACCCACATTGCCGTGAATTATTTTGTGGAATTATTGCCCGGGGCACTCACCCGCCTGGTTGAAAAGCTTTGCTATATTCTCACCCTGACCTTTTTTGCCATTCTGATGTACCAGGGATGGGCGCTGATGACTCGGGCCATGCTCCAGCGGTCACCGTCAACAGGCCTCCCCGTGGGATATGTTGTAGCATCCATACCATTTTGCGCGGCCATCTCTATTTTTTATATTATAGAATAG
- a CDS encoding LysE family translocator, with amino-acid sequence MLSLLAITGLGMILESSKELFLWLQYMGAAYLCFIGIKIFITKSDPETKECPEKSPKSVIMRYVHGIGVSMVNPKALGFFSALFLPFINPDDNTYFQFIILILTLLGCSTFSLFFYSIGAQAVSPTIKKYSNAFNKITGSCFIGLSLMLARSSSKA; translated from the coding sequence TTGCTTTCTTTATTGGCCATAACGGGGCTTGGAATGATACTAGAGTCTTCAAAGGAATTGTTTTTGTGGTTACAATATATGGGTGCGGCTTATCTTTGCTTTATTGGAATTAAAATTTTCATAACAAAATCCGATCCTGAAACAAAAGAGTGTCCTGAAAAGTCCCCTAAAAGCGTCATAATGCGATACGTCCACGGCATCGGCGTATCCATGGTAAATCCAAAGGCTCTGGGATTTTTCTCCGCACTATTTCTTCCCTTTATCAATCCTGATGATAATACCTATTTTCAATTCATCATACTCATATTGACATTGCTGGGGTGTTCAACCTTTTCCCTGTTTTTCTATTCAATCGGTGCCCAGGCGGTCTCTCCGACCATCAAAAAATATTCCAATGCCTTCAACAAAATTACAGGCAGCTGTTTTATTGGATTGTCCCTGATGCTGGCAAGGTCATCGAGCAAAGCATAA
- a CDS encoding TRAP transporter large permease subunit: MGLNLFIASNIAQEKFEVVVKDVIPYFLVYVSFLILFILIPKILTIFI; encoded by the coding sequence GTGGGTCTGAATCTTTTCATCGCCAGCAATATTGCCCAGGAAAAATTTGAAGTGGTGGTAAAGGATGTGATTCCATATTTTCTGGTCTATGTATCCTTTTTGATCCTTTTTATTCTCATTCCCAAAATTTTAACTATTTTCATCTGA
- a CDS encoding IS256 family transposase yields the protein MTEENTEFDFQKALKGIQEGKPFTGKGGVLTSLIKNLAEAALEGELESHLGQEVSANRRNGKSKKTIKSLDGKFELKTPRDRAGTFSPQIVKKHQTTLSDEIERKIIALYGLGMSYNDMASHLQEIYGLEISNATLSTITDKIIHTVKEWQARPLENVYPIVWLDAIHYKVRENGKVGSKAVYTILGVNIEGRKEVLGLYISENEGANFWLQVLTDLSNRGVKDILIACVDGLKGFPEAIETIFPDTEVQLCVVHQIRNSLKYVGSKNKKEFMADLKRVYKAVNKDLAEEELDILENKWNDKYPIVIKSWRNNWERLSHFFKYPEEIRRIIYTTNTIEAVHRQFRKLTKTKGSFPNQDSLLKLLYMGIQNASKKWTMPIQNWSLTISQLAIFFEGRLDKELGI from the coding sequence ATGACCGAAGAAAACACCGAATTTGATTTTCAAAAAGCCCTTAAAGGCATCCAGGAAGGTAAACCCTTCACAGGTAAGGGCGGCGTCCTTACATCATTAATCAAAAATCTTGCTGAAGCTGCTCTTGAAGGAGAGTTGGAGTCCCATCTCGGGCAGGAAGTTTCTGCCAACCGCCGTAATGGAAAAAGCAAAAAGACCATTAAATCCCTGGATGGTAAATTTGAGCTAAAAACCCCGCGTGACAGGGCCGGAACCTTCTCTCCACAGATCGTCAAAAAACATCAGACAACGCTCAGCGATGAAATTGAAAGAAAGATAATAGCCCTTTACGGCCTGGGCATGAGTTATAATGATATGGCTTCCCATTTACAGGAAATCTATGGACTTGAGATTTCAAATGCCACTCTGAGCACCATTACCGATAAAATCATCCATACCGTCAAAGAATGGCAGGCCAGGCCGTTGGAAAATGTGTACCCAATCGTATGGCTTGATGCCATACATTATAAAGTACGAGAAAACGGAAAGGTCGGCAGCAAAGCCGTTTACACAATTCTTGGGGTGAATATCGAGGGCCGCAAAGAGGTTCTTGGGCTGTACATATCCGAGAATGAGGGTGCGAACTTCTGGCTGCAGGTGTTAACAGACCTTTCAAACCGAGGGGTAAAAGATATCCTGATTGCCTGTGTTGATGGTCTAAAAGGTTTTCCCGAGGCCATTGAGACCATATTCCCGGACACAGAAGTTCAACTCTGCGTAGTCCACCAGATCCGAAATTCATTGAAATACGTTGGTTCCAAAAATAAAAAGGAATTTATGGCAGATCTAAAACGTGTTTATAAAGCGGTCAATAAGGATCTGGCCGAAGAAGAACTGGATATCTTGGAAAATAAATGGAATGACAAATACCCGATTGTGATAAAATCCTGGCGGAACAACTGGGAACGCCTCAGTCATTTCTTTAAATATCCAGAAGAGATTCGACGGATAATATACACCACAAATACCATTGAGGCTGTGCATCGACAGTTTCGAAAACTGACCAAAACAAAGGGATCATTCCCGAACCAGGACAGCCTGTTAAAACTGCTTTACATGGGGATCCAGAACGCCAGTAAAAAATGGACAATGCCGATTCAAAATTGGTCACTGACAATTTCCCAGTTGGCAATTTTCTTTGAAGGCCGGCTGGATAAAGAGCTGGGAATTTGA